Genomic window (Deinococcus yavapaiensis KR-236):
CCACTGTCGCGCAGGGCGAGAATGAGCGCTTCGGGGATGCCGCACAAACCGAAGCCGCCCACGGCGATGGTTTGGCCGTGTTGCACCACGTCCCTTAGCGCTTCGAACGCACTCCCAAAAACCTTGTTC
Coding sequences:
- a CDS encoding CoA-transferase, with protein sequence MNKVFGSAFEALRDVVQHGQTIAVGGFGLCGIPEALILALRDSG